DNA from Pichia kudriavzevii chromosome 5, complete sequence:
CAATGAGACAGTAGAATCCCAACGCCAAGCTAATAATGAAGTCATTGCAAAATGCTTGTAGCCCTCTATCCTTGAAGAACTTATAGGTGGCCTTAACCGATCTCATCATAGAGGAGCCGTAAAGTGCAACAAACGAGAACACATACAAGTTGAAATATCCAACACCTGTACTTGTTAATCTTAGGATCAAATCCCCAATTTGGCCAACATATCCTTGGTTTCTATCAATCAGTAAAACGGTCACGGCAATACATTGGAAAATCACAACACATAGCGATCCAAAACATAGAGAACCAAAGTTGTAAGTCATTGCCCTCTTAAACGAACCAGTGCCCTCATTTTTAGGCATTCCGTTGAAAGTTTGCTCAGTGTAGTACCATGTACCATATATACCGCCGATGGTAACGTGCATGACATTTCTCgcaacatcaacaatgtATAATCCTGCAAAGTTCAAAAATAGTAGCGTCAAGACAAAACCTGTACTAACCTGTGAGATCTTGTTGCCTTGATCGTCAAATCTAGGTGTACCATCACCATGGAACCCATATGCAATGTATGTACAACCATTAACTATGCTCAATAAACCGGTGAAAAATGAAGTGCTAATGTACCCGCCACCCGCAGCAAAGGCTGTAGCTGGATATTTCATAAGCACAGAAATGACAATGCTTAGTATATTACCAGCAAGAGTAATCAGctgcttgaatttgataatgataGTAAACAAAATTGCAGTAACTATACCAAATAGAAATCCTTGAATATATTGTCTAATGAAAAAAGCTGCAACCGTAGCCAGCATGAAGAAACCAGTAATAAACTTAATTCCGGTTTCAACGAGCCTGATTGATTTCTTACCggcaagaaaaaatagtTTCATCGTCACTGCTGTTGACAAGGCAATCGTAACaagaatcaagaaaatagaCTTCAAACTAAAGAACAATGAATTTGGAACAGTCTGGCTTGGTGGTATTTCATCTGCTAGTGTCTTCATATGCTTCACAATCAACGAGAAAGACTTAACtataaacaaaacaaacacaattaaaaagaaaatcgCAAACTTTGTATCGTTCCATACTGGAGTCTCGGTGGTGAACCTATCTTCGTCAATTGCAAACGAgtcaacttcatcatcaccGAGATTTCCGTCTTGGAAATCGAAGTCTGCCTCATAGGCTTGGGCACCAATATCGTTGTTCGGATCAGATGAAATAGGCTCCTTAGCTCCCAAAGGGTCACTCATTGTATTATCTTCTAACGACGCATTCATTGTATGGAAGGCAATTACCAAAAGTACCTGTTGTAAATAGACAACCGAACCTTTGCCTTCCGGTAATATTATTAGAGTTAATTTGAGACATCGCGACGTTGAGAGAAATGAGAATATATGAACTCAAACTGTCCAGAAAAAGCCGTCACGTATGAAAATTGACGTTGAGAGCTCTTCAACTTGTATAGAGCCTGGTTTTCCTTAAGGAAGAAGACCAATcatacacacacacacacacacacacatatatatatatatatatatagacCACATAATATATGGTGATGACGTAGTATTTACAATGTGTAATGTGAGACAAGATGATAGCAATATTATCACCGGAAATACTAGCGAgtattttgataaaagcTAAACATGATTAGGGTACGATTAGCTAGGACAATGATAGTAGACGCCATGACAGTATCTGGAAACTTATATAAAGTGACGGATTTCGAGGCTATTTCAGGAGAAATATCCCGGACTTCCCACACGATATTTTGCCGATGCAGTTTTATGTAGTGTGATTGGTTGGTTCATCAACTGTATATTATATACAATAATTTCAGTTAGAGTAGCAACTACTAGTGAGTTTAGTGTACAAGGTGTTTTTGAATCAACTCAAACTCTTGCGGATGTAACCATTGCAAAGTTTCTCTATATTCTGTTAAACAAACAAGCATGAGATGAACATAGGCATTTACCAGCATTGAGACCATTCTTGTTATTTGCAGTGCAACCAATCCGCTCACAAGGACAATGGCAACCACCTCAGTATTATAGATCTCTTGTTGAGGTACTGCCACAGCAATGTAAAAGAATGCAAGTGTCGATGCGGCTATACCGGAATACACCACATAGAGTTGAAGAGTCACTTTGACAATACTTTCGCTGATTAAAGTACTGTACCCTTTTCTTATGTACAAGTTGTACATCTTATAAGACGAGGTTATATATCCTGTTGCGTGTAATACCATATATGCAAACGCATATTCATTAAAGTATTTCATTGTAAATTGTACAATTGACATCAATGTAGTAACCATAGTCCACacaatctttgaaaatggatTCGATGTCAGCCTTCTTTTAGACTTTGATATCATCGAAAACTCCCTCACAATAGTCAAACCCCCCATAATCAAAGACCCCAAGCAAATTGAACCACTGCATCTACTCAACATATGACATATTGCAGTTGAAGTGTCAATTGAAGAGTTAAAGTACCATTTACAGCAAATTGTACCCACGGTAACTTTCACGGcgttttcaaagatttgtGCAAAATAGTAACCACAGAAAAGTAAAAAGGATACTTTTACATATTGGACATTGTGACCAGTTTCCATTTCAAGGGAAAGAACAGATAATgtaaaaacataaaaatataCTACTACTCCAAGTGTGTTGAGTAGGATCATCACTGTATAAATTATCCAAATACTAGGATTTGACCTCATAAATCTAGAGCCAATTCTGATGAGTTGGGTACTGAAGGCCACTTTTGACCGTAAAATCCAACCTAAGAATATGcacaaaatcaacataGCAATTGACAAATACATGGGCTTCAATTTTAAGTTCAGGTAGAAATAAATAGTCAAACTTAACGCCAATATGGTGCTACCAATGAATCCACCAATTATGAAAATCTTATAGAAGAACACCAATCCTAACAACTGTAGAAATCCAAGTAATATTGAGCAGCTAATAATTGCTGTTGCTAAAATAAACCCTTTGCTAATGGTGATACTGCCAAGGTTGAACTTAGTAACAAGAATACCCCAAAAAGTTGTTACTCCCTGTTGGTGAAACTGCGAAACGCACAGGAAGCTCTGAAGTGCAGCAACACAAAAACACAGCAAAACAACCACAAACACTAAAACAAATGGTAAATCTTGAAACCCATTCTTGTCTTGGTTATATTCCCATGGCATCTTCTGTTGCTCGTTGATTTGGGGGTACACTGTACTCCCTATTTCTTCACAGGGAGGACGACGACTCTCATAATATTGGATTTTTTCTAAAGGTGTCCCCTCCTGAGCAGCGTGTCGTGGTAGATCAGTTTCTCCTCCACTATCCTGTACAAAAATCATTTCTAGCAATGAGTTCTTGCTTATCGGTTTGCTATGTGGTGCAAACACTGAACCTGTAATTGAGCTCATGTTGACCTTTTGCTACACAATCTAGTAAAAGTGCTGTTTTGCAGCTGAGCCTCTAGCAGCAAGCAGCAAGCAGCAAACATCCGTACACCGCACGTGActtatacttttttttatttttttttttctgattttgattttcctgTAGATTTGGCTGCTTTCTAATTGAGATGCTTTACTATTGGGACCTGATACATTTTCTGATTGAAAGAGTAATACCCGGATATTCGATATCTCTTGGATACACATAACTCAATTCCTCTCTATCTGAttctctctgttttttCTGAAGAATTATTGTTCTAGCAAACGCATTGGAGGATTAGAATAGAAGTAACAATGCCCGAGAATGAAGCTATTTTCCGTAAGTATTCTACTGTCCTTGTTGAAGCAATCTTGATTTTGACAGCCGAATGTGATACTAACCTCCCCACCATTTGATTGCAGGCTCTGCGGAAATGTCAATGGTCCAACTCTATATTCCTACTGAAATCTCCCGGGAATCCATTTATTCTTTGGGAAAGTTAGGTAAAGTTGAATTTCGTGATTTAAATAAGAATGTCAACCAGTTCCAACGtttatttgttgatgaaatcagGAAATTGGATAACGTTGAAAGACAATACAGATACTTGATCAAAGTAATGGAGGAACATGGCATTAATCCAATTGAGAATTTGGCTGTTGATTACGAGGCAAACATTAAGAATCCCCTATCTACAGCACAACTGGAGGAAATTTGTTCTTCAGCTGAgctatttgaaaaaaggGTTTCTGAACTATCCGATTCTGCAGACGATCTTATGAAGAAACAAGCTGACTTGAAGCAACATCAACAGGTTTTATTTGCCGCTGAAGAGTATTTCAATTCTGAAGATACCAGAAATCTAATTGACTTAAGCGAGGCTCCTTACTCACCACAAATGAGCGGCGAGACACTGGAAGGTGGGGTGTTTGCAGAGGTTGAATCGAACTTTATAACCGGTGTTATTCCTAGAGAAAAAGTTCCTATCTTGGAGAAGATTCTATGGAGAGTTTTGAGAGGTAACTTACTTTTTAAAACTACTGAAATTGAATCTAAAATGTATGATTCCAAGGCCAAGGAGTTTGTTGACAAGAActcttttattattttctctCATGGTGAATTGATACTATCGAGAATTCGCAAAATTTGTGAATCTTTGGATGCTGATTTATATTCTGTCAATGTTGACTCAAAACTCAGATTGAACCAACAGAAGCAAACCAATGATAAATTGACCGATATCACCAATGTTTTGGAAACTACAAATTTAACTTTACTCACTGAATTAAGAGTTTTATCAAGTGAGATTGATAACTGGGTCAAATGCATTAAGTTGGAGAAGTCTGTTTACACAACTATGAATAAATGCCACTATGACTTGGGTAGaaaatgtttgatttccGAAGGTTGGGTTCCATCGGATGAAGTTGCCGTCGTACAAGAGACTCTCGAGGATTGTTCAACCAGATTTTCTGGTGATGCAGAATCTGTTTTCCCGATTGTTATGAACGTAGTAGCTACAACGAAGACACCACCAACTTACCACAGAACCAACAAGTTCACAGAAGCCTACCAAGCAATGTGTGACTCCTATGGTATTGCTACCTACCGTGAAGTCAATGCTGCTCTACCAACATCGGCAACGTTCccatttttgtttgctgtTATGTTTGGTGATATGGGCCATGGGTTCATTATGTTTTTGTCTGCTTTAGTTTTAGTTTTGAACGAAAAGACAATCAGCAGAATGAAGAGAGATGAAATCTTTGATATGGCATACAGCGGACGCTATATTTTGTTAATGATGGGGTTTTTCTCAATGTACACTGGGTTCCTCTATAACGATATTTTTTCGATTTCAATGACTCTCTTCAAATCGGGTTGGGCATGGCCATCTAAATGGAAAGAAGGTGAATTGATTGAGGCGCACCAGGTGGGCACCTATATTGCTGGTCTTGATCCTGCATGGCATGGTGCTGAGAATGCACTATTGTTTTCGAATTCGTATAAGATGAAGCTATCCATTTTGCTTGGGTTCATTCACATGTCGTATTCGTATGTTTTCTCACTTGTTAATGCACTTCATTTCAAATCGCTCATTGACATTGTTGGTAATTTCATTCCAGGGTTTATTTTCATGCATGGCATTTTCGGCTATTTGACCATCTGTATTGTTTACAAATGGTGTATTGACTGGgttgcaattgaaaaaccGGCTCCAAGCTTGTTAAACATGTTGATCAATATGTTCTTGTCGCCAGGTAAAGTTGACGATGAGTTGTATCCAGGACAAGCAACCGTGCAAGTGTTTCTACTTCTAGCAGCCTTGGTTTGTGTTCCATGTTTGTTATTGATCAAACCATTATGGTTCAAGCATCAAGAGTCGAAGAAGAGGTACATTTCTCTGTCCAACACTGAGATTGACGAGGAAAATACAAGTGATGAAAACAACCTATTATCTAATGTTGACATTACAGAAGACGAGGAGCATGAGGAACATACCTTTGGTGATGTCATGATTCACCAGGTCATCCATACCATTGAGTTCTGCTTGAACTGTGTCTCCCATACGGCGTCCTATTTACGTTTGTGGGCGTTATCGCTAGCACATGCGCAGTTGTCGTCTGTTTTATGGTCCATGACCATTGGTGGCAGTTTCAAAATAACCGGGTTTGGCGGCTCcatctttatctttttcatGTTTGGCATGTGGTTTGTGTTAACTGTTTGTATTTTGGTTGTTATGGAAGGTACGTCTGCGATGTTACATGCCTTGAGATTACATTGGGTCGAGTCCATGTccaaattctttgaaggaGAAGGTACGCCATTTGAACCTTACTCCTTTTCGAGCATCTTGGCCGAAGACGCAGCCTAGGTGGTTCCTCTGCTCGTCAAGTGTGCAgatacaaatacaaatacaaatacaaatacaaatgcCTATACAGATATACATATTATATACAAACACATATACAGATGCAAACACATATACAGATGCAAACACATATTATATACACACATATACAGATGCAAACACATACAAGTAAGTATCACATACACACCACGCCCGCCTTTTTAATGGCGGAAATGCCGCACACACCCCCAAACCAGGAATGCCGCACATTGCCGGCCGTGCGGCGTTTGTTGGCTTCTTAGCGGTAAACAGTAGGACTATGGTGGACACCTCCTTCTAGCCCCCCTCCCTTGTTCACCGTGTGCCCATTAGATACGACTATTTTAACATACTTCTCGAGCATCTCCTACCTGGAGCTACACTTATCCCTCCCTTATACAACACGTCTCTCTCCCCTCCCCCTCCCCCTCCCATGTCCTCACCTCCCCGTCCCTCTCCGGCGTCGGACATTCTGCGTCCACTCACCGCCGGCACGCGATGCCGCACCCTTCTCTGGCCTCTTTTGACGTCTTGACAGACCCCTCGAATTGCGCGCTAAGAGTGTGACAGAAAACGGAATCGGACACAAACCATAGGCTGCCGAGCCCCCTGTGTCCTCTTGCACCATCTAGCAATATCTCTTAGCGGGTGCAACTAAGAggtgtttttttcctcacCTTTTGTTTGCCAGTGCCTTAGCGGGTAGGTGTATGTTTCTACAATGTACCTCTTGGAGGAGGTTGGGCAAGTGTGTGTCTCCACATTGTCTGCATTCAAACAAATACTGCACGCAAACACATACTATACAGGTTGGCATTGCCAATAGTATCTTTTCTATCTAGTAGGTTCCAACGGGTCATCTACCCGGTAACCCGGAGAACCGCCTAATGCTGAGTATGTGTATGTTACAACGTGGCAAAAGCACAGCTGCTAGATAGGAAACACTTGCCATTTGCAGCATCCCGCTCGCTGTTTATTGATAGGACACTCTTAGAGGTagttgcttttttttttttcactatCAGAGACACACTCCATTGTCTTTATCAGAGTTCTATCAAAGGCGGGGATCGTGCCTGTGTACACACTTTCAAACATTTTCACAATAAGACATCGTTGGTGTAACTACTTACCGGATCCATATATAAGACCTAGTATCTGCTCTTTGATCCTCCCTCCCTCACcccttttccttctctgcGTATCTTTACTTTGTTCTCTTCTGGCCACTGTTTCTTCTCCCTATCCACCCTGTCCTTGTCTCTCTGTATATTGTACATCTGTTAGTCATCGTCAGCAACTATGGGATTTGAGGAATTCGCACACACAACGTCGCATAGACCACATCCTCTAAGGAGCATGTCTTCTAGATTCGACGATATCAAATCACAGGAAAACTCTCTAAGAAATATCGATGCCACTCATACTGCTGGTGATGTGGACTTATTGGCAGAAATTGGTTATAAACAGGAACTAAAGAGAACCTTCTCCACGTTCCAGGTTTTCGGTATTGCATACTCCATCATGGGACTACTACCATCCATTGCCTCCCTTACGGGCCTTGGTCTAAGCGCCGGACCAGCAGGTTTCCTTTGGGGGTGGTTTAGTTCGTGTGTCATGATTGTCTCTGTTGGTTTATCAATGGCAGAGCTGGCCTCGTCGATTCCAACATCGGGTGGTCTCTACTATTGGACTTACTATTATTCTCCAGAGAGATATAGAGTCATATCTTCTTACTTTATTGGCTTTTGTAATGCATTGGCTTTATGTGCGGGTTTGGTGTCCATTTGTTACGGTAACgcagaagaaatcattgcAGCTGTTTATCTCTCACATGAAGGCTTTGAAATTAATAGGGGGAAAATCTATGGTGTCTTTGTTGGTTGCGTCATCACACAAGCATTTGCCACTTGTTTGTCCTCTAAACACATTGCTTGGCTTCAATCAACTTCTGCTATTTGTAATACCGGCTTGATTCTGTTGTTCTTTATTGCAGTTCCAATTGGCCAAAAGGTAAATAATGGTGGATTCAATGATGGTAAATTCATGTTTGGTAAAGTGGAGAATTTCAGCGATTGGCCAATAGGTTTCCAGTTTGTCCTATCGTTATTCCCTGCTATTTGGACTATTGGTGCATTTGATTCGTGTGTTCATATGTCCGAAGAGGCTAAGAATGCCTCTCATGGTGTTCCAATCGGTATtatctcttcaatttccttttgttcAATGTTGGGAttcttcattattattgttatcaACGCCTGTGTTAGTAAAGATTTGTTGGCTGTCATTAACACCGATAGTGGATTCCCATTAGCTCAACTAATTTCAGACTCAATGGGTAAGAGATGGGCTGTCGCATTTATGTCATTAATTTCCTTCTGCCAGTGGCTAATGGGTGCATCCATTTTAACTGCTCTATCTAGACAAATCTGGGCATTTGCTAGAGATGATGGCTTGCCATTCTCTTCATACATCAAGGTTGTCCACCCAACCTATAAAGTTCCGTTCAGAGCTGTCATCTTTGCTGCTTGCGTCTCCATTGCCCTAGGATGCTTGTGTCTTGCAGGTAGTACCGCTGCCAGTGCCCTCTTCTCCTTGACTATCTCAGGTAATTATACCGCTTGGTGTGTCCCTGTCTTTTTAAGATTGACTTTTGGTAAGTCGAGATTTAAACCAGGTCCTTTCTACTTGGGTCCAACGTTGTCTGTTTTGAACGGTTGGATCACAGTTTCCTGGGGGCTGTTTGTCTTTGTGGTTGCAATGATTCCAAGTACAAAAGTTGTTGACAAAACAAGCATGAACTATACTGTAGTGATTACTTTTGGTGTCTggattttatcaatgatttacttttttgtttacagATACAAAGTGTATCACGGTCCAAAGTCTAACTTGTCACCAGAGGATGAAATCATTAGTGAACATGAGAGTATCAATGATGTTCATGTTCAACCTCTCCCAAAAAACCTAGAAAATTTTTCTGCTGCTTGATTAAACTTTAAATTTGTAAACTATTCAAACAAAGCTTCTTTGGACCCTCTTGGACTTGATTAACATTTGTGTAACTGTCTACGGTTATTTTATTCTAACTTTAATACAAtttaattcttcttttaaatACAGgtggggaaaaaaataagtaGTTGACGAGCCCCATTTCGCTTTGTAGTAAAATCCGCAGTGAGAGTCAAAAAAACATCAAGACTTCACTTCTTTTGAGAAACCAACAGATGGCACCAGGATAGTACTTTTCCATTGAAAAGCAATCTACAATGTCAGATATCATTGAACCCAAAAGCAGACTCCGCTCTATAGAAGATCTAGAGGCATTTCAAAGCTCGCAAACATATAATGACGTTTACACATACGTGGAAAGACTAGCCCTCTCAGTCCATGGACTTGAATTGACAGATCCTACAttaccaaaaccaaaggaAATCCAATCACTCGTCTCTCTACTAGATAGTATTGACTCGATAATAGATTCTCACCCTGTCAAACAGGAAAGCAATAGCAGGTTTGGTAAAATCGAGTTTCATGATTTTTATGACGATTTACATAACACGTCAGTTGAACTGATATCCAAATTacccttcaatttctctgAACAGCACACTACAGACTTAAGTGCCTATCTGAACAATTCTTTTGGTGATAGGCAAAGAATAGATTATGGTTCAGGTCATGAGttgaattttctttgctttttaTTAGGTCTTGATAAATTGAAGTACTTCCCCGAATCCCATGAACTTGATAAATCTGTTGTCTTGATTATATTTGctaaatatttgaaaataatgcGCCGTTTACAATTGTTATACTGGTTAGAACCAGCAGGATCCCATGGGGTTTGGGGTTTGGATGATTATCATTTTTTGCCATTCCTATTTGGTGCTGCTCAATTGTCTCCGATGAACAGACCGAGACCTTTAAGTATCCATAACGAAGACTACGTTGAGGAGTTTAAGGACAAatacttttattttggTTGCGTAGATTTTATAAACAAGGTTAAAACAGGCGCACAGTCTCTAAGGTGGACGTCGCCAATGTTGGATGATATCAGTGGCGTTAAAGCATGGAAAAAAATCGAAGAAGGTATGTTCAAGATGTACAAAGCAGAAGTTTTGGGGAAGTTGGCCGTTGTTCAACATTTTATCTTCACTACCATACTACCTTGTCCtgaattgaaggaaaacgGTGAAGCTGATGATACCCATACTCATGACCACGATCACAATCATCATGGTCATTGCCACAGTCTAGACAATCCTCTAATCTCCACATGGGGCGATTGTTGTGGAATAAAAGTTCCTAGTGCGATTGCAGCCAAGGCGGCCCAACAGAATAAGCATAAAATACCGTTTGATTAAAACAGCGAGACATTGTTACAATGTTTATCATCCTTATCATTACAAATACATATTTACATAAATCACCAACCGAACCTTAATTGCGCAGCACTGAAAACAGGTGGTTTCCATTGTAATTTCTTCGGATCTAAtttgtgtttctttttcttttttagcTTCTCATGAGCTTGTTGCACTTGATCAGTTATACAAATAATGTGCTGTCCTTTATAATATCGAAGCATGTTCATAGTTTGTAGTGTATGTAAGATATCCGTGGTTGTCATTGCAGTTTGCTGtgatatttcttcaactgatATTTCGGATGGTTTTTGATCTATTAGTAATGCAGCAATTGTTTCTGCCCAAAATGCACGATAAGATAGTAAACCCAAGTCGGATAAGGGTTTCTCTGGGGATCCCACTTTCCCTTCCTTTTTGGATAACTCATAGGAAAATTGTATGAGTAATTTACCATAACCGtgtctttgatattgtGGTAATGTTAAGATACAAGCAACATTGTAACCATCAGCAgattctttttctttggagaAATAGCCAACCAGATGGTGGCCATATTCATCTCTTCTTGTCATACAATAAAACAGAAATGGGTCGACATCATAATACAAAGTCTTATGGtccaaaaataatttcGATAGTAAACAAAGGTTTCTACACCACGTTCTCTGATTTCGtccatcaatttcaaaaaatgaaacaTAGTCATCACGATATATTTCATTACCCGGTGGATGTTGTAATGTACACTTTGATCTGAACCTTTCAAATTGCTTCTTTGACGCAAAGTAGTTTAACGAAAAGTCACATATGTATAACTGCTCCTCCTCTGTGAACTCTTGTGGGTATGGAGAAAAATACCATGGCTCAACTTCGTGATTTCCTATGATGACTTTGGTAAAGTTTCTGATTTTAGCCAATGCATGCACGTTATTCTGTGTCATCGAGCCACTTGTTCTCAATTTCTTAATCTCCTCTTCACGTGTTAACTCTTCGCCTTCTTTGACCAAACCTTGGACATTTAAGTTGTCTAGatccatttcatcatcttctaaCTTATTCTCAGACTGAACACTCAATTTCTTGTCAACATCTGGAGTCccacttttttctttctgaTTGGATGATGAActcctctttttttgtttctttgtgtCCTTCTTTTGTGACGGTTCCTTGGGTAAAAGTAACGGTCTATGAAAGTCGATAACTTCCTCACCGATCCATTCATCCAACCTTTTGTTGAACTCGACATAATGCACGTAATATTTAGGTTTGcccttcttcaactgaaACGCTAAAATGTCTGCCAATCTGTAGGTATCATCCTTGAGCACGAAAACCTTCGATCCAGGTGTTATTTGCTTTGCTTTGAAAAGAGGGGTTTTCGCACGCTCCGGCGGGACTAAACTAGCTGCATCTAGCGTATCCAATGTTTGTTCGGTGTCAGAAGTCATCAGTTGGGTCAAATGTAACTGCAACTAGGTCCTTTTGGCGTTGTTTCTGTAGTTTTGTCTCTTAAATGGTGGAAGAATTTTAGTGTTTTGCAAGACAAGGAGTTccaaaaaattggaaaaaacaaaaaaaaacatgtcAGAAAGAGATCAAAAGTAAGATAGGGGGttaattcaaatttgtgAACGTTTCTGCTGTAAATCCAGTTTTTTCCCCAGCCAACTAAAAGTCCAATACGAGTTTGATGGGCTGTGTCGAGTAGGTATTTACTACTCTAATACAACTGTTGAACTTGTACAAAGAAAGTTTCAATatgataaaataaaaagaggGAACAAGTTTTGGAATAAATGATGCCAATACAAGTACTACCACTCCCAActttgaggaaattgaCACTACCATAGGGGAGAAGTACTTGTATTCCATGATGGCAATGAAAGGACGATGTGATGGACTTATGTTAATTAGACAGCCACGTTGCTCACATATCTCTGGTACGATTGATGTAAAGTAGCACTGTATTTGGGTTGTTTGATCAAGGCTCAGATACATTATAGATATTCATCCCCCCCTTATTTCACATTTCCATCTTAccacaaaaaaaaatccttCTGTCAGGGACAAAAAGACGACACGAGATAGCATCACAGTCAGCAGTGGAACGAATTAAAGGACTTAAGCATTCAACATTTAAgctgttgatgaagttgcTAAAGTTTCGttagaaaataaaacacGGTTTACTTTAGAAGAATCCATCGGCGTTTACCTATACTACCACATGAATATGTGAGAATCATTGTAAGATAGAATTGAGACTATGATACATTATATGGAAGCGGGTTAAAAGGTCATCCTAATGAGAGGTTTTAAAAATAAGCAAAGGTTCAAAAGTAGAGATTATTTTATCGTGGTTTGAATCCAATATAAGGTTCATTATCagaaaaatcatcaacaagGAAGAGCTTGGCtatttttctattattgCTCCGAGGTGAAGTGCGCTTTCCACAGAAGTGGCAGTTAGGTTCAATGATATAGACAATAGAGC
Protein-coding regions in this window:
- a CDS encoding uncharacterized protein (PKUD0E04700; similar to Saccharomyces cerevisiae YDL210W (UGA4)) encodes the protein MGFEEFAHTTSHRPHPLRSMSSRFDDIKSQENSLRNIDATHTAGDVDLLAEIGYKQELKRTFSTFQVFGIAYSIMGLLPSIASLTGLGLSAGPAGFLWGWFSSCVMIVSVGLSMAELASSIPTSGGLYYWTYYYSPERYRVISSYFIGFCNALALCAGLVSICYGNAEEIIAAVYLSHEGFEINRGKIYGVFVGCVITQAFATCLSSKHIAWLQSTSAICNTGLILLFFIAVPIGQKVNNGGFNDGKFMFGKVENFSDWPIGFQFVLSLFPAIWTIGAFDSCVHMSEEAKNASHGVPIGIISSISFCSMLGFFIIIVINACVSKDLLAVINTDSGFPLAQLISDSMGKRWAVAFMSLISFCQWLMGASILTALSRQIWAFARDDGLPFSSYIKVVHPTYKVPFRAVIFAACVSIALGCLCLAGSTAASALFSLTISGNYTAWCVPVFLRLTFGKSRFKPGPFYLGPTLSVLNGWITVSWGLFVFVVAMIPSTKVVDKTSMNYTVVITFGVWILSMIYFFVYRYKVYHGPKSNLSPEDEIISEHESINDVHVQPLPKNLENFSAA
- a CDS encoding uncharacterized protein (PKUD0E04690; similar to Saccharomyces cerevisiae YOR270C (VPH1); ancestral locus Anc_8.718), whose protein sequence is MPENEAIFRSAEMSMVQLYIPTEISRESIYSLGKLGKVEFRDLNKNVNQFQRLFVDEIRKLDNVERQYRYLIKVMEEHGINPIENLAVDYEANIKNPLSTAQLEEICSSAELFEKRVSELSDSADDLMKKQADLKQHQQVLFAAEEYFNSEDTRNLIDLSEAPYSPQMSGETLEGGVFAEVESNFITGVIPREKVPILEKILWRVLRGNLLFKTTEIESKMYDSKAKEFVDKNSFIIFSHGELILSRIRKICESLDADLYSVNVDSKLRLNQQKQTNDKLTDITNVLETTNLTLLTELRVLSSEIDNWVKCIKLEKSVYTTMNKCHYDLGRKCLISEGWVPSDEVAVVQETLEDCSTRFSGDAESVFPIVMNVVATTKTPPTYHRTNKFTEAYQAMCDSYGIATYREVNAALPTSATFPFLFAVMFGDMGHGFIMFLSALVLVLNEKTISRMKRDEIFDMAYSGRYILLMMGFFSMYTGFLYNDIFSISMTLFKSGWAWPSKWKEGELIEAHQVGTYIAGLDPAWHGAENALLFSNSYKMKLSILLGFIHMSYSYVFSLVNALHFKSLIDIVGNFIPGFIFMHGIFGYLTICIVYKWCIDWVAIEKPAPSLLNMLINMFLSPGKVDDELYPGQATVQVFLLLAALVCVPCLLLIKPLWFKHQESKKRYISLSNTEIDEENTSDENNLLSNVDITEDEEHEEHTFGDVMIHQVIHTIEFCLNCVSHTASYLRLWALSLAHAQLSSVLWSMTIGGSFKITGFGGSIFIFFMFGMWFVLTVCILVVMEGTSAMLHALRLHWVESMSKFFEGEGTPFEPYSFSSILAEDAA
- a CDS encoding uncharacterized protein (PKUD0E04680), which encodes MSSITGSVFAPHSKPISKNSLLEMIFVQDSGGETDLPRHAAQEGTPLEKIQYYESRRPPCEEIGSTVYPQINEQQKMPWEYNQDKNGFQDLPFVLVFVVVLLCFCVAALQSFLCVSQFHQQGVTTFWGILVTKFNLGSITISKGFILATAIISCSILLGFLQLLGLVFFYKIFIIGGFIGSTILALSLTIYFYLNLKLKPMYLSIAMLILCIFLGWILRSKVAFSTQLIRIGSRFMRSNPSIWIIYTVMILLNTLGVVVYFYVFTLSVLSLEMETGHNVQYVKVSFLLFCGYYFAQIFENAVKVTVGTICCKWYFNSSIDTSTAICHMLSRCSGSICLGSLIMGGLTIVREFSMISKSKRRLTSNPFSKIVWTMVTTLMSIVQFTMKYFNEYAFAYMVLHATGYITSSYKMYNLYIRKGYSTLISESIVKVTLQLYVVYSGIAASTLAFFYIAVAVPQQEIYNTEVVAIVLVSGLVALQITRMVSMLVNAYVHLMLVCLTEYRETLQWLHPQEFELIQKHLVH
- a CDS encoding uncharacterized protein (PKUD0E04670; Pfam Domains: DUF580(4.6e-16)) → MNASLEDNTMSDPLGAKEPISSDPNNDIGAQAYEADFDFQDGNLGDDEVDSFAIDEDRFTTETPVWNDTKFAIFFLIVFVLFIVKSFSLIVKHMKTLADEIPPSQTVPNSLFFSLKSIFLILVTIALSTAVTMKLFFLAGKKSIRLVETGIKFITGFFMLATVAAFFIRQYIQGFLFGIVTAILFTIIIKFKQLITLAGNILSIVISVLMKYPATAFAAGGGYISTSFFTGLLSIVNGCTYIAYGFHGDGTPRFDDQGNKISQVSTGFVLTLLFLNFAGLYIVDVARNVMHVTIGGIYGTWYYTEQTFNGMPKNEGTGSFKRAMTYNFGSLCFGSLCVVIFQCIAVTVLLIDRNQGYVGQIGDLILRLTSTGVGYFNLYVFSFVALYGSSMMRSVKATYKFFKDRGLQAFCNDFIISLALGFYCLIAAFISGIFIAIFLYIFKAIVGIREEFFAPLLTSSLVVSFNITTVLILTIVSGSSVFFYALNKDPSVYQESHQFEFQEISRCFPRVLQRVNLQ